TTATATTTCaaaaatctgtttttttatattggACGTTGTTTTCCtctgtcataataataatttaaaatagtAGCAGTCTACTTTTAGTCGCTAACTACTGCAACTTTTAGTAGCAAACTAAAATTATGTCAAAACAAATAAGTATAATTGACCATGTTGACCATGCCGAGTTCTGGCAGCGCAGAcgacagcacacaacttaatGACTTCACCTGCATGTTCGCAAGAAGATTTTAGTCGGCCTAAAACGCTGTGTTTTACTGTAAAAATCACATGTCATTCTACTTAAATAACTTActttaaaaagtaaactaatAAGCAATGACCAATTCcagaaattttgtttaaatttcagCTAAATTAGCAAAAATATTCCCACAAACCCTTCTCACTTACCTTGCCTGTGTTTCCAGCTATATTAAAATGCACGACAGCGTTTCGCGCGGATTTTCATTCATGTGTTTCATAACCAACCCTCGTGCTTGGCATATGAGAGTCTGGTACACAATAAAATCCTTGATAGGTACAGCTCACTCAAAAGAGGCAGCGGCCAGACACTATTCTATTTTTAGCAttctgtattttaattttttaaagggcaagctAAACAACAAGGGGCATTGAGTAGGAACTATTTGAGATAAAGTTTTAAGAATTACCACAATTTTAGCATGATTGTTAAAATTGGCATAAGTTCATGAACACTTTGTATTTTTTCAAATATCAGactttcaaaataatgatttttaagtaaatttatGTAGCAGCAGCTGATGATAGACGATGATCTGCATTAAAGTTTGCTGAGGTAGGTGATTGAGGACCTGTTTTAGAAAGAACATACTATAAATGTGTGTGCATAGTATTTTTCAAGAAGTACTTTGAAGTCAGGTTTATTCATTACGAAAGAGGCAAATCATTGTGTCTTCAAAaactatacaaaaaataataatttgagggggggggggagtgggttGGTTGGGTTGGATGAGAAGATAACGCCACACCttttaacctttttttgttCACCGCTAATCatgaatagcgccctcattaGATCACTAAGTGCCAGGGTGTTTAGGGTCAAAAAGGCAGAAACGTCCGTGGTCTTCAAAAAGGtatggtgttttgtttatggTAAAATGAAGGTTCAATCGTTATTTTTTACTAAACTTGAGGAAGTAAATTGTGATCTAAAGAATCGTTCAAACATTTAATTACACGGTGTTATTAAAGCggaatgtttttttgtgtcgAAAAGGTCAACAAAGGCAAGCGTGACAATGCAAAATGGAAACGCAATCAACACAATTACTGCATAGCTGACACTGCATCTATTTCATGATAAATTTGTTTTGGCATGTTTGTTTGCAGTTTGGCATGTGATCGTAATTTATCATCGACTTGATTCTGTTAATAGTTTTACTGATGTAATTTCAAGTTCAGTTAAACTTGTCCCCTAACCTTGTTTGATCAATTGCAATTTTTCTAAACAATTTAATTGAATTAAActtaacttaaaaacaaaatattttgtatttgttcattcatttcattcattttcaaacaataattcattcaatttttttaatgtgtgGTTTGTCATGTGTCGGTTTATAGCTCAATGGCAACTGTAGAATGCTTGTCATCTCTGGTTCTAATCCCACATGGTGAAAGTTGCCCCATATACATATAAAtatagcccaggttggactcctctgttggatgcagtggcactgactgtcGTCTTACCAGGGCTACCCCATACATCGCAATCTCGATCAATGAATTATACACTTAGTTAGTCTTACTTACAGAGGAAAAGTTtaccgtatggcgccaccattttttcattcgatatgaaataatacagtatctaattgacctcaatgagatacacctttttgtaaaaaatagtgaaaaagtggtggcgccataggGAAAGTTATCCCTTACAGAACTGTCAATTATAATTAGTGAATTCAGTCAATTCACATACAAAAGTACAactacttatttattttaaccatcttatttataaatttgtttatcaaCAGCAAACTTCAACAGAATGGAGCTCCCTACCCCCGCAGCCACTCAAGTGAGTGCGACCCATCAGCCGCTGGAACAATTCCTGCTGCTGGCTAAATCAACGAAAGGTGCTGCTGTAGTTGGACTCATTAAACAGGTCATTGAAGCGCCTGGAGTCTATGTGTTTGGAGAGCTCTTAGAAATGCCAAATGTTCAAGAGGTGAGTTGCCAGTGTTGTAGGAGATTCTATCCCCCGATTTGGTGAACTTTGTACAagcttcttctgatagcgccctcttttgaattatCCTTCTCCAGCTCTCAGTAATTTCGATGGACGGGGGACAGATTTCTCTAGTTAGGGACCTGCATGGGATTTCCGATGTTTTTTTTGCTGTCATTACCAATAGATTTTTATGACAGAGAAAGTGCAGGCCTTGAGTTTAATTTTGTAATGTAATGATACAcgactttattttttttccagcttTCTACTGGTCCCAATAAGTCATATGTTTCTGCACTGAACCTGTTTGCGTATGGAACATATCAAGAATATGAAGGTAAGTTCAGTAATTTGGTTTAACTTTACACTTCAGTGCACTCTCCTGCCCAACTGGCTCTTGCCACCACTTTCTAGCCTGGAAGGTACGGTACTTTGTGGCAGTCTGTGGTACTAGTGTCAGATGTACAAACAGAATAAAACCCATATACCAAATGcatcaccaaaaaaaaaatcaggtaaaCCTTTGAACACAACATGGACCATTTCTCTCTCCCATTGGTGATTGCTGATTGGtgattttgagaaaatcctgaaaCCATGTAAAATCTTGAGAAATCACTTGCCTGTACAATAGATCAAGTACGGACCAAGTGAAACAACACTTAAATAATGggctgacgttttgaccctagcagagtccttctcaaaggctaataatgacaacataacaaacatgaacaggtaacttaGTGTACAACTTcactctttttcttgtttcagaAAACATCTCACAGTTCCCAGACCTTTCCCAGGTTGCTCTTACAAAGCTCAGACATCTGACAGTTGTGACGCTAGCAGCCAAGTCCAAACACATCCCATACTCTGTGCTACTCAAGGAACTACACATGAAAAACCTAAGAGAATTAGAGGTAAGATTTACATATAAACCTGTGACCCGCCCCACCCTAGACCCTTCCCACACTAGACCCGCCAAAATCCAATGGGATTTATGTTGCCCTTTTTTTTGCCTTTGTGCCCGTTCAAAATTTGGCAGTATACATTTTAACTGATTTGATTTCCTTTTCTCTGGGAAAAACACCCAGATATAGGACAGTTCCTGCCCTTATataatgtgttttgttgttgtctttgtaGTTCTAAGGCAGGAGGTtgaaataattcaatattttctgaACAAAATGGCCGATGTGGTTATCAAAGAACCTTGCACAAGTAGATTctgtaatctttttttttcacaggactcgggaacgtactgagtatacagtgctaacacacatcggtgtatgggtaaaaaccaaaattaatattctttatccccgatgcaaatataacatctattatagcgttgcggtacccgctgccaaaacataggattcgaactgcctctagctaccgggcaacctcggcagtctagttggttagacactgctctagaattgcaagggtcgtgggttcgaatcccacccgagtaacatgcctgtgatattttttcacaggactcgggaaagtactgagtatacagtgctaacacacatcggtgtatgggtaaaaaccaaaatttatagaTTCTGTAATTATGAAATGAATCTCACCAGATTAAAGTTGGTATGACAGGATGTGATATGAAGCCAACAACTATTTCAAGAGATTACTGGTGATATTAAAGATACTCTTATACTGTTTGCTTTCTTAGGACTTAATAATCGAGACGATCTATGCAGACGTAATTCGTGGCAAATTGGATCAGAAAAACCAAGAGTTGGAAGTAGACTATGCCATCGGTAGAGACACAAAACCAGAAGTAGTGTCAGATATCGTCAACGTCTTACAAGAATGGTTAGTTCGTTGAATTTTTATtgagtattttttgtttctcaaGTCAACAAAGTCCTGAAAGCAATACTGGCCTGGAATTGCATGGATGGCACACGTCTGTTGCCCCTGTTCTtggacttggtgccccttcaaaaatttccCATATACGTGTAGTCCGCAGTGGAAGTGTTTATTTAAAAGAATGAAAACAAGAAGACTTATTTAACTAGGGTAACCCCGTAAGTTGTTCTCCCCGGGGGCACTTTGCACAAtgtaaatggccttgccctctcaaagattgTTCAATTTATTGTATAGTTTGCCTGGGTTTCAGGTGTGACGGATGCGAGGCCGTACTTAGTAACATCGAGGACCAGATTGTGAGAGCCAACAAGCACAAGGAACACTGCGTCAAGACAAAGCAACAGATCGAACAAGAGGTAATCTTACTGACAGATCAACAGACCTACAAACAAACAGTCAGGTGGACAGACAAGGTTTTGAAATCACAACAAGCACAGCTTCAAGGGGAAACAACAGATTAAATAAGAGGTAATCTTGccgacaaaaaaaacaacagacaTTAAAAGCAAACAGCCAGACAGAATGacagacaaaaaaacatttaccagcattttaaaaacaacatttataacaAGTCAATTAGTACAAGTCTTGCGCAACAAATCATCACAATACAAACATGCAGACTGACAAATAGACAAACAGATATCTGATAAAACCCCTGCAGGAACTGTATGAAAAgtggtcttaaaggcactggacactattggtaattacgacaaaataatgttagcataaaatcttacttggtaacgagcattggagacaaattgatagtataaaacattgtgagaaacggctccctctgaagtaacttagtttttgagaaagaagtaacttctcactaaaatatttgaattgaatgagagacctcagctgaggtctcgaattcaagcatctgaaagcgcacaacttgtgcgacaagggtgttttttcttccattattttctcccactttcgacgaccaattgagttcaaatttttacaccaagtgagaagactggtcttcacaaTTAccaggtgtccagtacctttaactatgatttagggagcgtctcaaaagtcgggcacgttcctagcgcaaaagaacgttcctgcggagcgttccaaaagaccggtcctgtggaacggacaaaagcggcggggatacttttgcgatccaaaaagaacgttcctaccgttccgacttttgagacgcttcCTTACTGTACCCTTAAAATGAGTTGAGATTCGATACTTTTTGTCCTCTCTCCGCTACAGGTTTTAAATATAAAGAAGGCCATTAAGGCTTCCTCATCATCACAAGATATCGATGACCAACACATGCAAGCAGATACCAGGGAGATGGAGGTACAAGCTATCAAACCCGTCAAGAAGTCTTCCAAGATAAAAGGGTAGGGTCTTCTGTTTATAGTTAGTTTACTTTTCTGGTTGTGAAGgcaggaagtttcagttttagatgtggaagaAAAACCCCAGCAATTTTTTCCAGTGAATTTTCATGCAGTCGGGAAGCGACTGAAaaaccaatccacatagtgcctcTAGAAGGATTCGAACCGATGTCCTACAGGTGGGAAGGCgaggaaaggttttttttctactgtcattaaACACAATTGTGTagattttgaaaacattttcccGTTTCATTTACCCTGGGTTcctttacatgcattacacaacgaACAGGGCCTACAATACAtaggctttacgtcccatccaaggGACCAAGCATtattggttaagtgtcttacttCAGTGTCAAGACCGAAACTCGAATCTACACTTAGCTGATCAGAAaccccagagcttgagtccagtgcacttGTCTGTTCGGCCACTACTTAATGCAACTATAAACCACACGAGTCTAACTCAACACTGATATGGAAATAAAATTGTAATTGCTCTTTCTTCTCATTCAGGTTAAGGGGCAGTGGAAAGCTGTGGACAAAATCAAACTGATCATCGCACACCGATTTCACGGCAGAAGCTCTGTATCTCCACATCCCTGAGCTCAGCCTGTCAATACTCATGCCTTCACATTGTACAAGATAGTCTGTACCGGTAGGAGGCGCAACCACTACTGCAGTGAAGAGAGTGTTACAGGCTATTAGCCTGTACCGGTAGGAGGCGCAACCACTACTGCAGTGAAGAGAGTGTTACAGGCTATTAGATTTGTTCTTGTGGATGGTGACAGCAAAGAAATGCAGCCCTTGATTGAACTGTCACTGCATTACTGTGTGGATCAGACAATGATATTTTCTGTTTTGATGAGAGGCCGACACTAGACTTTATTCAGACTATAATGGCCATTACAACCAATTGACGTCTCAGTGTGGAAAGTGCATGATGTACTCATATTGTTATTGTAAATACATGATCCTACTTTGTCTGGCGAAAGACAGCATGGGGTTCTATGGCCAGGCAACTCTCTCAACGTTGATGTTTAACCAACAGCCAGGGTACCAGTTTATGATCACCAGTTGATTGGATGTATAGTAAACGACAGGTTCTGCACATCAATTAAAAAATCTTTGCATTATCAAATATTATTTGGACCACTTTAGTCCACATACATCGTGTTAAAAAGTGTAGGAAATAAAGTTGCACGCTCTAAGGGTTGAaaatgcgtgagacttgcacagtctacaaataaaaaacactgtTTCACCAAGAGTTGTTCATAAAGGCATTAGAGGTgctgattttatttaattttactaCATTTATATACATTAAAAATCATTACACAAGTAAATTGGTTTGGGGTTGAACGAAGAAAAATAGACTAAGAGCTGAACTTGAACATGCGACCTCTGGATAAatgtaccaactgagctatttagccCTAATGttagcggtctccctattttgtcaatatctttgtttggagGTGCCCGTCataagccattcaacctgtaactgctgtaTACCTAAATGATCAAAttcaagtttacaatacaaccttgGAAGGTTGTATAGcgctggcatgttaatccgTAGGACGCAGGTTCAAGTTCCGCTTAAGTCAAATTTTCCCTTTTCCAACCCAAACTATTTTAAAGTCGCCCAGTCAGTTGCTCTTGTGatttattacatgtatttgatTGACCTAATTACAATGCTTTATTTGCATGTAAAAAATACCAGCCAACCAGAATTTTCTTTGAAACATGTTTCTCAAGCTCTTGTCTTGGCAATCAATTACAAAGCACTGCTATTTCTACATAAGAGTTCTTTATAAAGGCATTCGAGTTGCtgatttgatgtaattttacaAAATCTATGTACAATAAAATACATCGCACATGTAATTTGATTTATGATTACATGTTTATTTAGACACTTACCATCTAGAACTGATGTGTCCTTAAATTGAGCTTGGTTGCCACACAGAATCTGGTACAGGCTACCTTCATAAATTAAAATCTATTGAAGACCCTCCCTCCCCACACAATCAACTAAAAATTAAAGGCAAGCTATgttatataaaattaaaaagtttattccccgggcagggaaaagggggaaaaaaaaagcaacaaaaaaaagcactgttataaagaggtcATGCTTtatataaagagtacattctgaagttcCAAAACTcgtttctgctttgtgtttcttggttttgctgtcctcttatatAACAGTCCTGTATAAAGAGGTAATTCTGCCAGTCTCATCGACCTTTAACCTGAGTCGGCTGTACATTAAATTTTccaagagaaagactctgctagggttgaaatgtcgggcccataaacaaaatttcttgcatttataccataggtatAATAGTTGGTGAGCACTTTGCAACAGCTAtactatttttcaaaatgtcaaaggGACGGAACTACAAGAATACCTTTTTATGTTTGCTAAACTATGGAGCACCAAGACGACCATGAGGATTTAGCCGACGTATCGCTACTTTGGGAGACCCTTCGCCTCTGTCTTGGCTGTCCATCAGCCTCGTCGCTCTCGCTCATATCTGCCATGTCCGAGTCAAAGTCTGAATCTCTAGGCTTGATGGCAAAGGCTCGATGGTATTCTGTAGGTACAGAGTCCTGGGGActgatgaaagaagaaaagtagaaaaaaataatCGCTACTTCCGGATCAgatcgttaaaacaaaacaaagaggTTATGCTATTTTAGGCACACTCAAGGGCAGACAAACTCCAGATAAACGAAAATGATGGAAGCCATCTTAGACCTAGATAAGAACtccaaagtacaaacaaaaacttgaaCAAAAACTTTTGTGACTGTCCACGGAGGCCCTCCATGCTCTGTCGTACACCCTCATGAATAATGATCACATTGCGTAAAAACAAGCAAACGTGCATCTTGTATCTGACCATTATGTTTGTATGTTCGACGTTTCATGAGCTAACTTGTATTTTACTTGTGAGGGAAAACACCTCTGCATTTTTA
The DNA window shown above is from Asterias amurensis chromosome 18, ASM3211899v1 and carries:
- the LOC139950640 gene encoding COP9 signalosome complex subunit 7b-like isoform X1 → MELPTPAATQVSATHQPLEQFLLLAKSTKGAAVVGLIKQVIEAPGVYVFGELLEMPNVQELSTGPNKSYVSALNLFAYGTYQEYEENISQFPDLSQVALTKLRHLTVVTLAAKSKHIPYSVLLKELHMKNLRELEDLIIETIYADVIRGKLDQKNQELEVDYAIGRDTKPEVVSDIVNVLQEWCDGCEAVLSNIEDQIVRANKHKEHCVKTKQQIEQEVLNIKKAIKASSSSQDIDDQHMQADTREMEVQAIKPVKKSSKIKGLRGSGKLWTKSN
- the LOC139950640 gene encoding COP9 signalosome complex subunit 7b-like isoform X2; its protein translation is MELPTPAATQVSATHQPLEQFLLLAKSTKGAAVVGLIKQVIEAPGVYVFGELLEMPNVQELSTGPNKSYVSALNLFAYGTYQEYEENISQFPDLSQVALTKLRHLTVVTLAAKSKHIPYSVLLKELHMKNLRELEDLIIETIYADVIRGKLDQKNQELEVDYAIGRDTKPEVVSDIVNVLQEWCDGCEAVLSNIEDQIVRANKHKEHCVKTKQQIEQEVILLTDQQTYKQTVRWTDKVLKSQQAQLQGETTD